DNA sequence from the Myxococcaceae bacterium JPH2 genome:
TCCGCGGCCGTGAAGTTCCGGGTCGCCTCCCAGCCGAGCAGCAGGTAGCCCAGCACCCGCGACTCGGTCATCAGCGGCAACGCCGCGCGCGCGCCCTCGCCCGTGGACTCCGTCGCGGAGGACTCCTCGGGGTGCTCGGCGTGGATGACCGCCCGCGAGGAGAACCACAAGGACTCGCGCCGCGCCTCCACGCGCGCCAGCATGGGCGTCGCGGCCACCGTCTGGAGCATCTGGAGGCGCTCCTGCATGACGGGGCCGTAGCCCGCGAGCCGCAGGGGACGCACCCGCCCCACCGCGTCTCGCATCAGCACCGCGCCACGCACGGCGCCGCTGGCCTGCAATCCCTCTCGCACCAGCACGTCCGCCACGTCCTCGGCGGTGACCGCGCGAGACAGCGCCGCGGTGACGGACTGGAGCCGCTCGGTGCGAGCCTGCGCCTCGCGCGCCTCCGCGTACAGCAGGGCATGGTCCGCCGCCAGGCTTGCGCGCCGGGCCAGCTCCATCGCCAGCGCGAGGTCCGCTTCCGAGTAGCGCCGCCCGCCGTCTTCCACCACGAAGCTCACGCACCCCAGCACGCGCCCACGCGCGCGCAGCGGCACCACCATGAGCCCACGCAGGCCCCACGCGCGCAGCAGCGACAGATGCTCAGCGTCCCGGGCGAGCGCGTCGCGCTGTGCCTCGGTCAAATCGGGGAGGAACCAGGGCTGACCCGCGCGAAGCACCTCCGCGACGTCGCCCTCGGGCCCCGCGCCGAGCGGCCAACGTCGCCCCATCTCTCGCGCAATCGCCCCGCGCTCCGGGTCGCGATGCGACAGCGCCACCCGCTCCACCGCTCCGTCCTCGGTGAGCAGGTCCACCGCGCAGCCGTCCGCGAGCCTCGGCACCGCCAGCTCCGTCAGCCGTTGCAGCAGCGGGCGACACTCCAGCGACGAGGACAGCACCTCGCCCGCGTGCTCCATGAACGCGAAGCGATCCTCGGCCGCCTTGCGCTCTCGGAGGTCCTGCACCACGACGGCGCGGTAGGCCACTCGCCCGTCCGCGCCGCGCAGCGCCACCGCGTCCACCAGCACCGGGAAGTGGACGCCGTTGCGCTGCACGCGCACCTGCTCGTAGGTGTGGTGCCCTCGGTCCAGCGTGATGGCGAGCTGCGCGGGGAAGGCCTCCCAGGACTTCGCGGACATCAGCGCGCGCACCGGCACGCCGATGAGGTCCGCGGGACAGTCGTAGCCGTGCATGCGCGCGTAGGCGGCATTGACCGCGTCGAGCAGCCCCGTCTCGGGGTCCACGCTCGCCATGCCCAGCGCCGCGTGCGCGAAGAGTCGCTCCCAGCCGTCGAGCGCGCGCGCCTGCCGCGCCATGCCCTCTTCCAGCACCTCGGCGCGCTGGAGGGCACGCACCTGGGACGTGACCTCCACCACCGCCATCAACACGCCATCCACCTGCCCCTCGGCGTCGCGCAGGGGCTGGCACAGCATGTCGAAGAGGGCCTCATCGAGCTGGCCGTCTCCGTGTCGGTCCAACGCCACGGGGAACGCATCGCCGACGAAGGGCTCGCCCGTGCGCAGCACGCCCTCAATCATGTTCATCACGCGAGGCTGTGCCGCGACCTCCGGCAGCACGACGCGCAAGGGCAGCCCCAGTGAGATGCCCCGCCCCACGAACTTCTCCGCGCGCGTGTTCACCAACTCAAAGACAAGGTCGGGGCCCCGCAACAACACCAACGCCACCGGCGCCTGCATGAGCAGGGAATGAAAGGGCGCCAGCGAGCCGGGCCATGCCTCGGCCGCCGAGGCCATGGCGCGAGCCAGCGCCTCCACCGAGCCGGAGGCGTGCTCGGGGATGGACTCCGGGGTGGGGACCACCGGCGGGACTGGGGAGAGAACCGACATGGGGCGTCCCAGATAATGACGCCAGCCACGCGGCTCCGACGACTGGAGGCCCCCTCGCGCGGCCCAACTGTCATCCAGACAACCTCGCAGACTGCTGGAAGAGCAGGCGCCCCGGGGCATGAACCACCGCGTCATGGCGCCGGGCGCGTCTCTCCAGAACGCGCCCGCGTTCCTTCCGTACGCGCGCCGCGCATCCGCCACCGCGGGCCGGGCCTCGCGGACTTGCCCCTCGCGTCGCCTCGGGCAGTTCGCCGCGCCTCCGACACGACAGGTCCTCTCCTGGCGATTCCCCACCCCACTCCCAAGAGCACCCGCGCCACGCGCGCGCGTGAGGCATGTCGCATGCAGTGCGAATGTTTCATGGGGAACAGATTGCAGACGGGCACGCGCCACACCGTGCTCGCCGGGGAAAGCATCGAGAGCCTCGCCTACGACTCGGGGCACGTGGGCACCACGCTCTGGAACCACGCGGAGAACGAGGCCCTCCGCCAGAAAGGCCGAGACCCCAACGCGCTCGCGGAAGGTGACGAGGTCTTCATCCCGCCGTTTCGCGAGAAGCAGGTCGCGGTCAGAACGGGCGCGCTCCATAAATTCACGCGTCGGGGCGTGCCCTCGGTGCTGCGCTTCCTTCCGCTTGTCTTTGGACAGCCCTTGCCACACACGCCCTTCACGGTCGTGGTGGATGGCAAGGAGACCACGGGCAAGACGACCGACAAGGGCCTCGTGCAGTGCTTCATCCGCCCCGATGCGCCGCGCGCCACCGTGCTCGTGGGCGAGGAGCCCGTCGTCCTCACCTATGAGCTGGACCTGAGACTGCTGGCGCCCGTGGAGCTGCCACACGGCACCCTCACGCGGCTGCGCAACCTGGGGCTCTATGACGGCCCGCTGGAGAATCCGCCGGAGGACGCGCTGCCGAGCGCCCTGCGCCGCTTCCAGGAGCAGCAGGGACTTCCCTCCACGGGTGAGCTGGACGCACGCACCCGCGAAACCCTCCTCGCGCGCCACGGGCGCTGAGCCACCCACCGAGCCCACCCATGATTCAAATCTCAGTCGCGCAGAAGGGCGCCGTGCCCGCCAAGCTGACGGAGGCCAAGGCCCAGGCCACCGCGTGGCTCACCGAGTACAACCAGTTCGCGGCCTCGGGCCTCTCGGCGGACAAGATCGCCGAGAACCAGGCCAAGTTCCTCAAGGAGCTGGAGATCACCTCGGAGAGCTATGCGCCCACCGCGGTCAAGGTCCAGCTCGTCACCTGCCACCATGGGAAGTGCGCGTATTGCGAGACGCGCATCATCCACAACCACTACGGCGACGTGGAGCACTTCCGCCCCAAGAAGGGCGTCACCATCTACGACAAGACCGGCAAGATGGCGACCATTCCAGACGCGTACTTCTGGCGCGCGTTCGATTGGAACAACCTCTTCCTGTCCTGTGGCGTCTGCAACGAGCAGTACAAGAAGAACTATTTCGCGCTCCTGCCGGACCTCAGCCCCACCGATATCGAGCGACACTACGCGGGCGTGGGTCCCTTGACGAAGCAGGTCATCGCGGACCGACGTCAGAGCCCCGCGAACCCCAACCTCGTCGAGCATGCGGTCCTCATCGATCCAGGAATCGATGATCCCCGGGTGCTCCTGCGCTTCAACCCGGAGAACGGCGAGGCCCAACCCAGTCCGCTCATCCAACTGGCGAACGGGGACAAGAACCTCGCGTTCGCGCGCACGCACAAGACCATCGAGGTCATGGGGCTGAACCGGCCCGCGCTGCTCGCGGAGCGCAAGCAGCACCTCCAGGGCCTGCACCTGCTCCTGATGCCCATCCTCAATGACTGGCACGCGCTCGTGGCCTTCGCGCAGTTCGGCGCGTTGATTGAGCAGAAGAAGCTCCCCATGCCTCCCCGCTCGGACCCGTACGCCGGTGCCCTCGCGCAGGCGTCGGCGGCCGTGAAGAAGCAGAGCCCGAACTCGGCGGCCTCCCTGGCCTTCGACCGGCTCGTCGAGGCCATTCAGCCCTGGGCCGAGTACTCGGCGCTCGCGCTGGACGCAGTCACCCTGTGGAGCATGGTGGAGTACAAGAAGCTGAGCGCCGCGCAGTCCGTCCAGGCCACGACGCAGGCCTCCGCGGGGAGCGCGCAGATTGGCGCCACGCATACCCTGACCCCTCGGATTCCCGAGACCTTGCTCAAGACGCTGGTGATGCAGTTCCCAGACTACCGGCAGGTGGTCGCGGCCTATTGCAAACACCGCTGGGCCGCGGGCGACGAGGACAAGGAGGAGCAGGCCGACTTGCGCCGCGAGTTGCATGGGGAGATGAACTCGCTCATCGACGACTATGAGCACCGGTGGACGGCGTTCGATCGGCGCCTCAAGGAGTTCAACACCCAGGAAGCCATGCTCCGCCACAAGTACCTCAAGGACGAGGTGGAGAACTATCAAGCGGACCTGGCTCGAGGCCTCGAGGACGCGGTGGATGAGCCCCATCTCCTCGACTGTCTGAAGACCGTGAGCACGGCGCTCACCCCCATCTTCGGGCAGATGCTCGCGAGCAAGAACCTGGACCAGGCCAAGGCGCTCGTCGCGCATCACCGCAAGGTCCTGGAGACGGAGATCCCCGCGTTCTATGCGGCGAGGCTCAAGATCGCGGAGACGCAGCTCGCGCCCACGAAGTCGATGACCCACTGGCAGAAACAGCACGGGTTCTTCATGGAGCGGCTGGACCACACGCTCGGAGCGGCATCGCTCGACAAGTTCAAGAAGGACTTCCTGGAGGAGTCCGAGGATGACTTCATGGACCTCTACGAGCACCTCACGGATCTCATCGTCCGCTACCGGCTCGGGGACCTCTACAACAAGACCTCGAGCAACCGCGCGGATCCGCTGAAGGAGGGGATCCAAGAGATGCTCGTGCAGATCCGCACCCTCGCGGCGGGCAAGCCCATCGCCAAGCTCGCGGAGATGAAGCAGATCAACGGCATCAGCATTCGCTGAACGGCTTCAGCCGCGTCGCGCGGCGGCGAGCGCCTGGTGGACCTTCTCCAGCAGCGTCTGGATGTCGAAGGGCTTCTGGAGGAACTCCAGCTCGGGGAACTTCCGGCGCAGGAGGCTCACGTCCACCGCGCTCATCCCCAGGAGCGCCAGGTCCCGCAGTCTGGGATTGGCTCGAATGGCTTCCACCAAGGCCGGCCCATCCAACACCGGCATCATCCAGTCCGTCAGCACCAGGTCGGGCGTGTCTCGCTCCAGATGCGCCAGGGCCTCACGGCCGTGCGCGGCGCAGAGGACTCGAAAGCCTTCGTCGCGGAGGAGATCCGCCACCGCCTCGAGGATGCCCTGCTCGTCCTCCACCACCAGCACCGTGACGCGCCCTGCTGTCTCCGAAGCTCTCAGCTCATCCAAGACACACCCGCTTCCCCTCCCCCAGCTTCGGGTCCCGCTCCTCCCGCTGTTCGGCAGAGGACATGACGCTGGCTCATACCGTAAAAGGTCGAGACTCGCCTCTGTCGCGCACCGGCGAGCCATGGGAGCGCGCACCGTGGAAACCCTCGTCCGCTTCGCCGAAGGACTCGGCCGCTTCTCCGCCCGATTCGTCCCCAGCGCCTTCGCCATCGCCGTGCTGCTCACCCTGCTCACCATGGGGTTGGCCTTCGGCTGGGCAGGGGCCACGCCTCCCGCCATCCTCGATGGCTGGGGAGGCGGTTTCTGGGAGCTGCTCACCTTCTCCATGCAGATGGCCCTGGTCATGTTCACCGGCTACCTGCTGGCCCTCACCGCCCCGGTGAAGCGACTGCTGGAGCTCGTGGCCGGACTGGCGCACACCCCGCGCGGCGCCACCGCCCTCATGGCCCTGGTCTCCATGGGACTGGCCTACATCAACTGGGGACTCTCGCTCGTCGCCAGCGCCATGCTCGTGCGCTTCATCGCGCGGCGACGCCCCGACGTGGACTACCGACTCCTGGTCGCATGCGCCTACTTCGGCATGGGCGCCACCTGGCACGCGGGCCTGTCCGCCTCCGCGCCCCTGCTCGTGGCCACGCCCGGGCACTTCCTCCAGAAGCAGCTCGGCATCATCCCCATCGACCGCACCCTCTTCTCCGCGTTCAACCTGGGCCTCACCGCCGCCTCCGTCACGCTGCTCACCGCCCTGGCGTGGGCGCTCCACCCCAGCCCCGGCCGCGCCGTGCACGTGGATCCCGCCGTGCTGGAGAAGCTCAGCGACTTCGTCCCGCCCGAGCGTCCTCCAGGGAAGCTGGCCCCCGCGGTGTGGTTGGACCACTCGCGATGGCTCAACACCACGTTCGGTGTGCTCGGGCTCGCGTGGCTGGGCCACACGCTGTGGCTCAACGGTGGCTGGCGCGCGCTCAACCTCAACGTGGTGAACTTCACCTTCCTCACGTTGGCGGTGCTGCTGCACGGCACGCCCGCGCGACTCTTGAAGGCCAGCGAAGAAGCCGGCGGCGTGCTGCACGGCATCGTGCTCCAGTTCCCGCTGTATGCCGGCATCTACGGCATCTTCAAGGCGACGGGACTCACCGACAGGATTGGCGAGCTGTTCGTCTCGCTCTCCACGCAGAAGACGTTCCCCGCCATCGTCTATCTCTACAGCGGCGTGGTGAACTACTTCGTCCCCTCGGGCGGCTCCAAGTGGGCCATCGAGGCGCCCTACCTGCTGGACGCCGCGAGCCGCCTGGGCGTGTCTCCTGAGAAGGTCGTGCTCGCCTACGCATGGGGCGACATGGCCACCGACCTCATCCAGCCCTTCTGGGCGCTGCCCCTGCTCGCGGTGGCGCGCTTGGAGTTCAAGGACATCCTCGGCTTCCTCCTGGTGGCCTTCCTCGCCTACCTGCCGCTGGTGACGCTGGGCTTCTTCCTCTTCGGGTAGGAAGGGGGCTCGGAAATCGTGCTAGACCACGCGCTGTGGCCGGATGTGGGCCGGCCCGCAATCACAAACGAGGGGACCCCAATCCATGAAGAAGACCCTGATGCGGAGCGTGGTGTGCGCGGTGGTGGGCCTGGCGTCGGCGGCGATGGCGCAGGACGCGGCGGCGCCCGAGGCACCCAAGGAGCAGGTGAAGGCACCGAGCGCGGACGCCGTGCGCGATACCTGGAACTACTTCTACAAGGGCCAGGGTCAGGGTCCCATCCTCGTGGAGGCCAAGCTGTGCACCGAGGTGGCCAAGGAAGGCCCCAACAAGTTCGAGTGCACCGCCGAGGTGGGCGCCGAGGGCGTGAAGGCCGGCACCTCCGTCATGCTGTGGCAGAGCTACCTGGTGCCGCAGGGTGACTCGGTGGAGGACCTGCTGGTGCAGGTGAAGCAGGGCAACGTGGTGCGCGAGACCAAGGACGTGAAGGTGAAGGGCGACGGCTGGCGCGCGCGGCAGTGGACCGGCGTGCGGCTCAACAAGCCCGGCGCGTGGACCGTGAACATCATGCGCGGTGACACCGTCCTCAAGGAGGTCCAGGTCAAGGTGCTGTAATCCCAGCGCCGCTGGACTGAATCACACGACGCCCGCCTGGGACCCGACACGGCCCCGCGCGGGCGTTCCCATTTCGCGCGATGACTACGGCGCCACGTAGCCCGCCTGCGCCGCCGAGGTGGCCCACTGTGGCGTACGCGTGTTGATGAGGCGGTGTTGCAACACCAGACTCCCGCTCGTCGCGTCCGCGTCTCCCAGGAGCACCACGAAGCTGGGCGCCACGGGCCGCGCGCCCGTCGCGTAGCGCTCGAACGGCGTCGTGCCCGCTGCGGACTTGATGCCGAAATAGGAGAACGGCGCGCCCGCCGCGGGCGTTACCACGGGAGGCTCGAACGCCGCTCCCGCCGCCGGCCCGGTCACCGAGGCATACGCCGCGCCCGAGAACACGGGCGTGAAGGCTCCACGCGACGTCCCATCCGACGCGAGCGCGTAGTACCCGAAGTCGAGCGGCTCCGGCACGGTGGGCGAGGCATTGACGAAGCGCACGAGCGGGCGCGCCAACGGCTCCGGCTCGAAGGACTCGGGGATGAGCGTGAGCCGAGGGCTCGCCTCCTGACGTCCGCTCACCACGGCCAGATAGCGGCGCCCCGCCTCCAACGGCCCCGTCTGCGTCTCGGGCACCACCGTGGTGCTTCCTCCCGAGAGCACGACGGAGAGCGCCAGCCCCGTGGACGCGGCGGGCAGCTCGGCGACCTTGGGGAGCTGGCCGTAGCGGAAGTCATTGGCCACCACCGCGCCCGAGCGCAGCGCGGACAACCGAGGCGCCGCCGAGCCCGTGGCGGGCAGCACCGCGTTGAAGAAGTACACGAGCGGATCCCGCTTCACGCGCACGAAGCCGTCCTCGCCCGCGCGAATCCAGAGCAGCGATGGCGCGCCCTCGTCCGCGAGCGACCGCGCGACATTGCCGGTGAGCACCGCGAAATAGCTCGCCCCCGCGACGAGCGCCCCATCCCGCAGCGAGAAGAAGAGCTTGCCGCTCTGAGAGGGAATGAACGTCGGCTCACCCGACACCGCCAGCCGCGTGAGCGTCGAGGGCAGAGACTTGCCCTCGGGCGTCGAGTCCACGCCATATGGATTCGTGGTCGCGTACACGGTCGCGCCCAGCTCATCGGTGAAGTTGCGGTTGTCGGAATCCACGGGCCCGGCCACGAAGTCCGCGGACACGAAGCGGACGCGCACCCTGCCCGAGTCGACCGCGCCGAACGCCTCGGTCAACGCCAACGCGCGAGGACGGTCCGACGCATCCGGGGCCCCCGCGGGCAAAAGCCCCGCGCCCACCAGCGTCAGGTGTTGCCCCGCATGCAGCTCCGCGGTGGTCGTCGCCAAAGGCTCGGCGCTCGCCACGGCATCCGCGTCCCGCAGCGTGAAGCGCACCGTTCCTCCCGCCGCCGGGATCTCCACCGAGGCATACACGGTCACCGCCGAGTCCCCCGGCTTCACCGCCGAGAACACCTTCACGTCGTCCGCATAGACATCCACGCGGAACGGCTCCCACGCCGCGTTGTCCGCCGTGCCGCTGCGCAGGCCCGAGAACACATGGACGAAGCGCACGAGCGCGCGCGCCGAGGGCACCCCTCCCCCACAGCCACCATCCGCGCCGGGCACGCCTCCATCCGCGCAGGTGCCCGCGTCCACGCCCCCATCGCCCAGCCCCGCGTCGACGGTGCCCGCGTCGGGAGTGCTCGCATCGACTCCGCCCGCGTCGGGCGAGCCCGCGTCCCCGTGCCCCGCATCCACTGACTCGGGTGGCTTTGGCACGGGGACCGCTGTGCACCTCTCTTCACGACAGGCCCAGACCTGCCCTTCGGGGACCGAGCCTTGGTCGCGGCAATCAAAGGCGTCCCGACACTCGACGGCGTTGCATCCGGCCAGCCAGGTCAACCAGAGC
Encoded proteins:
- a CDS encoding peptidoglycan-binding protein → MGNRLQTGTRHTVLAGESIESLAYDSGHVGTTLWNHAENEALRQKGRDPNALAEGDEVFIPPFREKQVAVRTGALHKFTRRGVPSVLRFLPLVFGQPLPHTPFTVVVDGKETTGKTTDKGLVQCFIRPDAPRATVLVGEEPVVLTYELDLRLLAPVELPHGTLTRLRNLGLYDGPLENPPEDALPSALRRFQEQQGLPSTGELDARTRETLLARHGR
- a CDS encoding response regulator → MARRCATEASLDLLRYEPASCPLPNSGRSGTRSWGRGSGCVLDELRASETAGRVTVLVVEDEQGILEAVADLLRDEGFRVLCAAHGREALAHLERDTPDLVLTDWMMPVLDGPALVEAIRANPRLRDLALLGMSAVDVSLLRRKFPELEFLQKPFDIQTLLEKVHQALAAARRG
- a CDS encoding DUF4397 domain-containing protein; the protein is MPKPPESVDAGHGDAGSPDAGGVDASTPDAGTVDAGLGDGGVDAGTCADGGVPGADGGCGGGVPSARALVRFVHVFSGLRSGTADNAAWEPFRVDVYADDVKVFSAVKPGDSAVTVYASVEIPAAGGTVRFTLRDADAVASAEPLATTTAELHAGQHLTLVGAGLLPAGAPDASDRPRALALTEAFGAVDSGRVRVRFVSADFVAGPVDSDNRNFTDELGATVYATTNPYGVDSTPEGKSLPSTLTRLAVSGEPTFIPSQSGKLFFSLRDGALVAGASYFAVLTGNVARSLADEGAPSLLWIRAGEDGFVRVKRDPLVYFFNAVLPATGSAAPRLSALRSGAVVANDFRYGQLPKVAELPAASTGLALSVVLSGGSTTVVPETQTGPLEAGRRYLAVVSGRQEASPRLTLIPESFEPEPLARPLVRFVNASPTVPEPLDFGYYALASDGTSRGAFTPVFSGAAYASVTGPAAGAAFEPPVVTPAAGAPFSYFGIKSAAGTTPFERYATGARPVAPSFVVLLGDADATSGSLVLQHRLINTRTPQWATSAAQAGYVAP
- a CDS encoding GAF domain-containing protein is translated as MSVLSPVPPVVPTPESIPEHASGSVEALARAMASAAEAWPGSLAPFHSLLMQAPVALVLLRGPDLVFELVNTRAEKFVGRGISLGLPLRVVLPEVAAQPRVMNMIEGVLRTGEPFVGDAFPVALDRHGDGQLDEALFDMLCQPLRDAEGQVDGVLMAVVEVTSQVRALQRAEVLEEGMARQARALDGWERLFAHAALGMASVDPETGLLDAVNAAYARMHGYDCPADLIGVPVRALMSAKSWEAFPAQLAITLDRGHHTYEQVRVQRNGVHFPVLVDAVALRGADGRVAYRAVVVQDLRERKAAEDRFAFMEHAGEVLSSSLECRPLLQRLTELAVPRLADGCAVDLLTEDGAVERVALSHRDPERGAIAREMGRRWPLGAGPEGDVAEVLRAGQPWFLPDLTEAQRDALARDAEHLSLLRAWGLRGLMVVPLRARGRVLGCVSFVVEDGGRRYSEADLALAMELARRASLAADHALLYAEAREAQARTERLQSVTAALSRAVTAEDVADVLVREGLQASGAVRGAVLMRDAVGRVRPLRLAGYGPVMQERLQMLQTVAATPMLARVEARRESLWFSSRAVIHAEHPEESSATESTGEGARAALPLMTESRVLGYLLLGWEATRNFTAAERTFLDALARQCAQALERAELYEALQAAHAQAQAAVRMRDEFLSVASHELKTPLTSLILQHGLIERALGPDTGSQVGLRLTTAMRQVQRLTALVDNLLDVSRLSLGNLSLEPTEVDLAQAARDAVDRLGEVFAQARCPVSVETREPLRGQWDALRLDQVLVNLLTNAAKYGAGRPVRVSTGRGERGEAWVEVRDEGIGIPADALPRLFGRFERAVSERNYGGLGLGLYISRQIVEALGGRIEVASLPGQGATFTVHLPCAPPPGA
- a CDS encoding short-chain fatty acid transporter — translated: METLVRFAEGLGRFSARFVPSAFAIAVLLTLLTMGLAFGWAGATPPAILDGWGGGFWELLTFSMQMALVMFTGYLLALTAPVKRLLELVAGLAHTPRGATALMALVSMGLAYINWGLSLVASAMLVRFIARRRPDVDYRLLVACAYFGMGATWHAGLSASAPLLVATPGHFLQKQLGIIPIDRTLFSAFNLGLTAASVTLLTALAWALHPSPGRAVHVDPAVLEKLSDFVPPERPPGKLAPAVWLDHSRWLNTTFGVLGLAWLGHTLWLNGGWRALNLNVVNFTFLTLAVLLHGTPARLLKASEEAGGVLHGIVLQFPLYAGIYGIFKATGLTDRIGELFVSLSTQKTFPAIVYLYSGVVNYFVPSGGSKWAIEAPYLLDAASRLGVSPEKVVLAYAWGDMATDLIQPFWALPLLAVARLEFKDILGFLLVAFLAYLPLVTLGFFLFG